In one Magnetospirillum sp. genomic region, the following are encoded:
- a CDS encoding DUF484 family protein yields MADSDTANALAGAAPVTSAAVADYLRKHPDFLIEHPDLVWVLTPPAQRSQDGVVDMQRYLVERMRTDLAKITAAQAELIATSRGNLATQGRIHAAVLAVLTAKSLPHCIDTIAVDLPMHLEVDAIGLGFESLEHVPAGETAQNLRILPRGTVDRLMGERRDILLLADEPGDSSIYGGAATLVHSQALLRLQLKRDMPPGILAFGARVPSKFHSGQGTELLNFLGRAVEAALCGWLTRQR; encoded by the coding sequence ATGGCCGACAGCGACACAGCAAACGCCCTCGCGGGTGCCGCACCGGTCACCAGTGCCGCGGTTGCCGACTATCTGCGCAAACACCCCGACTTCCTGATCGAGCATCCGGATCTTGTGTGGGTGCTCACACCTCCCGCCCAGCGCAGCCAGGACGGCGTGGTCGACATGCAGCGCTACTTGGTCGAGCGCATGCGCACCGACCTTGCCAAAATCACGGCCGCACAGGCCGAACTCATCGCCACCAGCCGCGGCAATCTCGCCACGCAAGGGCGCATCCATGCGGCCGTGCTGGCCGTGCTCACGGCAAAGTCGCTGCCGCACTGCATTGACACGATCGCGGTCGATCTGCCGATGCATCTCGAAGTGGACGCGATCGGCCTCGGGTTTGAATCCCTTGAGCACGTACCTGCCGGCGAGACCGCGCAGAATCTGCGCATCCTGCCGCGCGGCACGGTCGACCGGCTGATGGGCGAACGGCGCGACATTCTGCTGCTCGCCGACGAACCCGGCGATTCGAGCATCTACGGCGGGGCGGCGACACTCGTGCACAGCCAAGCCCTGCTGCGCCTGCAGCTCAAGCGCGACATGCCGCCCGGCATCCTCGCCTTCGGCGCACGCGTACCCTCGAAATTCCACTCGGGCCAAGGCACCGAGCTGCTCAATTTCCTCGGCCGCGCGGTCGAAGCCGCCTTGTGCGGATGGTTGACGCGCCAGCGCTGA
- a CDS encoding tyrosine recombinase XerC — MVDAPALSFAAAADVQAAIAAWTARLQNERRAAANTLSNYARDLAAFLAHLRDHLGGPPSLADLAALRPADFRGFLAKRAAAGLKPASNARALSTLRGFFRHLARSGLCDNPHVAALRGPKLPRNLPKALNSVDATVVLESVDAIEDRPWVAARDRAIFTLLYGAGLRIGEALDLPRKAAPMGDMLRVVGKGRKARDVPMLPACREAVDAYLTLCPHRLGPADPLFVGVRGKRLKAGMVQLRLRNLRNTLGLPEKTTPHALRHSFATHLLGEGADLRAIQELLGHASLSTTQRYTAVDAKRLIEVYSAAHPRAGK, encoded by the coding sequence ATGGTTGACGCGCCAGCGCTGAGTTTTGCGGCCGCAGCGGACGTCCAGGCCGCGATCGCCGCGTGGACGGCGCGTCTCCAAAACGAACGCCGTGCCGCCGCCAACACGCTGTCCAACTATGCGCGCGATTTGGCTGCGTTTCTCGCGCATCTGCGGGACCATCTCGGCGGCCCGCCGAGCTTGGCCGATCTTGCCGCGTTGCGCCCCGCCGATTTTCGCGGCTTTCTCGCCAAGCGCGCGGCGGCGGGCCTCAAACCCGCGTCGAACGCGCGTGCACTCTCGACCTTGCGGGGCTTCTTCCGACATTTGGCGCGCAGTGGCTTGTGCGACAACCCACACGTGGCGGCCCTGCGTGGGCCCAAATTGCCGCGCAATCTGCCCAAGGCGCTGAACTCAGTCGATGCGACTGTCGTGCTCGAATCGGTCGACGCGATCGAAGACCGGCCGTGGGTCGCCGCACGCGACCGCGCCATCTTCACGCTGCTCTACGGGGCAGGTTTGCGCATCGGCGAAGCGCTTGACCTGCCGCGCAAAGCCGCCCCCATGGGCGACATGCTGCGCGTGGTCGGCAAGGGCCGCAAAGCGCGGGACGTGCCGATGCTGCCTGCCTGCCGCGAAGCGGTCGACGCGTATCTGACTTTGTGCCCGCATCGCTTGGGCCCCGCCGATCCGCTGTTCGTGGGCGTGCGCGGCAAGCGGCTCAAAGCCGGCATGGTACAATTGCGCCTGCGCAATCTGCGCAACACGCTGGGCCTGCCGGAGAAGACCACGCCGCATGCGCTGCGCCATTCTTTCGCGACGCACCTGCTCGGCGAAGGGGCGGATCTGCGCGCGATCCAGGAACTGCTTGGCCATGCGTCGCTGTCGACCACGCAGCGCTACACGGCGGTCGACGCCAAGCGCCTGATCGAGGTCTATTCCGCCGCCCATCCGAGGGCCGGCAAATGA
- a CDS encoding exopolysaccharide biosynthesis protein, with the protein MIGDTRKVSEILATMRANANERVRLADIVAELGERAFGVAMLLFSLPNAVGIGVIPGISTLFGVPQIILAIQMLAGFERPWLPAWLLEKSIARADFERMIDKGLPILIRVERYLKPRASALTGPLVERLMGLVFLVLAAVVSLPIPLGNQPPAVAIAVVALGLSARDGVFVAIGCVMGVGAVVIASLVVLGGAAVIWFAVTNFILG; encoded by the coding sequence ATGATTGGCGACACGCGCAAAGTTTCGGAAATCCTCGCGACGATGCGCGCGAACGCAAATGAGCGCGTGAGACTTGCCGACATCGTCGCCGAACTGGGCGAGCGCGCCTTCGGCGTGGCGATGCTGCTGTTTTCGCTGCCCAACGCCGTCGGCATCGGCGTGATCCCCGGCATATCCACACTGTTCGGCGTGCCGCAGATCATTCTGGCGATCCAGATGCTCGCCGGTTTCGAGCGGCCGTGGCTGCCGGCTTGGCTGCTCGAAAAATCGATCGCGCGCGCCGATTTCGAACGCATGATCGACAAGGGCTTGCCGATCCTGATCCGCGTCGAGCGCTATCTGAAACCGCGTGCTTCGGCCCTGACCGGGCCGCTTGTCGAACGGCTGATGGGCTTGGTTTTTCTTGTGCTCGCGGCCGTCGTGTCGCTGCCAATCCCGCTTGGTAACCAGCCGCCGGCCGTTGCGATTGCCGTGGTGGCTCTGGGTCTCTCGGCGCGCGACGGCGTGTTTGTGGCCATCGGCTGCGTGATGGGCGTCGGCGCCGTTGTGATCGCCAGCCTCGTTGTCCTCGGCGGGGCGGCCGTGATCTGGTTCGCCGTCACGAATTTCATCTTGGGGTGA